CTCAGCCTGTAGTACCATTTGGAATATCTTGAGCATCGGCTAAATGTAGCTTTTGGCTGAAGCAAATCATTAAGGAATAACACTTTCACATACAGACAGGCATAAACAAGACAGCAGTGTTACACAAAACTCTGCTTACACTGGGGTATGCACCAGTCCAGACAAACTCTGTTCTGGTGAGTCCTATGCTAGTTCCCCACCAGCACATTAATATTTCTCAATGACACTTGAGCATTACATACCTCCAGCATTAGCCTGGGGATCAAAGGTGATGGCAGATTATTTTTATCACTATTACATATTATTATCACATTCCACTTGTCCTCTTTATGACGTCTGCCTTAAAGAGCTTTCCACGGATATGCAGGGAATGTAGATACCAGTGCAGGATATTAAGCCCCAGAAATTAGAGCCTTGCCTCCTCGGTGCATACAAAGTGTGTAAAAACAGAAATAACCAGATTGCAGCATAAGCAGAGTGCTACATTcctctgctgccatcctggcTTATCAAAAGCACAGTGTGAAAGACAAGCTGAGACATTCAGCTTTATCTTCCCTGTGGCCTAAGGGCACACATTTGTTCAGTTACCTAAGCTCTGCTGAAGTACCTGACcctagaaataaaaaattaggtCAGCTCACTCTCCACAGTGAAGCAGTGATAAACAACCACACacatttctagaaaaaaaaataaaaggtaatAGAATTTACTTATCAGTGGGACAGATGCTTCTGAATATTGTTGAAGGAATATTACTATGGATGTTTGTTCCAGAATGTCTCAAGAACATGCATGCAGAAAGACCCTGCTGCTGATGGGTTTTGCCACTGACAACACACTGTGGTACACAGGTGGTACATGGTAGCTAAATAAATCACCAGGTGAAAAAACAACCTATAATTAGATGTGTTAAGATACAGTCACTTATGTATTGGAAGAACCTAAAAATTGATGCTGTATTATAGTACTAATTTAGAAGCACAGCATCACAATTAACTACAACTCTAGGCActgagccctgcagtgctcagAGGAATGTGCAAAATAAACACCTGGATTTGCACTTTGATTCTgtgcaaaattaaaaaacaaacaacacaaaGGCATTATCAAAGGAATCTGACTCTTGTAAAGACATCAGTTACTAGGGAAACACGCTGCAATTTGACTACGGTTGGTAAATataatgcaaaataaatgttttagaAAAAGGATACATAGATGAATTTAGTTCTTCTAGCTGCAATGTAAATGTAGAAATTATGAGAAATGGCACTTCTGTCAAAGAAATGCAACAATTATGCTGGTATGctgaaataaatacattaaaacaaTGAAGGAAATAACTAAGAGTTTGGGCTGAAATGTATGATTTCTtacaaaaatcaaatcaaagCCACACTAAATTCTACACAATGAGCTAAGTTCCAAATTAAGTTTAAATCTACTGATCTCAAGAAATTTAAAGACATTTTAACAGTTCTGTTTTTTATGGAAATACCCTAGACAAAGTGTAGAATATACAGATCTATATTCCCTGTTATGTGTCACCTTCCCCAGATGCAGGAGGATGGACTGCAGGGAAAGTGGTTGTAGTTCCCTAGTACATGGGCTGTCCCTAAGCAGGCTGACATGCTCAGGCAGctttcagccagctgctccctgccccaaaGCAACCAGCAGCTGtaacaaatgaaaacaactcCTGTGTTTTCTCAGAACCAAGAGGAGGGCAGGGCACACCTTGGCTCATTGAAGAGCTACCTTCTCCTCAACTGTAAATCACTGCGCACACAGGAGCGGTATTTTCCTGAACTGAGCTTTGCTGTGGGCTAAGTTCCATGATTTCTACCTTCCCAGTACTTACATCTGACAGCAGTCTATCCAGGTTGGAATCACTGGCTAGTTTTCTTTTATCTTCAGGAAGTTCTTCCATCTCCCCATAGAGCTCCAGATTGAGGCGAGCAAGTTTCTCCTGCATACTCCGCACGTGTTCCATTTGCTCTATGGAACATTCATTTCCTAAAACAACAAGCAAAAACTTTATTACATAAAGaaacccaaaagaaaaaatgaaggtGTGCAGATGCACCTTTTTCCATCAGAGAATTTAAACATCAATTTTATAAGTACGTTTACTTTCTTGATGATTTCTCACTGTTTCACTACTGAAGTTTCTGTCATCCTATTTGATGTTGTGTTGTGCTGAATTTACAGTGGCTATCCCAATGTTCTGAGTTTTTTAGAATGCATGTGGTTTTTCTATACTCTTGAATTTTTCTCTGATTCAGAAAGGCCCTGGTTTTTAACTTAAAATTTAGTAAAAAAACAACCTTCTTTCCAATTCTGATTTATCTAAGGGTTGCTTTCTTGGAACAGATGGTTTATAGAATACAAACTGCTcagttttttttgtaaaatcaGTGTGAAATGGACACACTGATCTAACACTAAACTCCTGCAAAAGTATGCATGTATTTTTCTACTTAGTACAAGggggaaaagaagcaaaaatgtGCAATGTTTCTTCTAAAACCTCCATCAACTCTGAGGCTGTAAAAATACTAAGAAGCTAAGACAGAACAGTAACCTGGGTAAAATGAGCTTGCATTGAAATTCATAAAAGTTGTTACCAACAGTTTTAAATGTTCATATGCAACAAAACTGGGCACTAAATACAGTTACTTCTTCCTACATAAATAACTGACTTTAAACTTGGTGTCTTAAGGAAAGGTGCTTCCCCACTGGAAGGAATAATTAAATGGCATATAAATAACCTCACAACACAACCTTACAATGGGactataatttaaaaatgcagtaagaTGTATTAATGACGTTGATTTCATGTGGCAGAGTCCAACTGACAGCTGGCAGTCTGTCCACGCAGCACACTTGTTTGCAGATGTTAGCACTGTACAGCTACAAAAAACAACTACTGTACACTCACGATTCATGCACTTACCAAATGCCTGAAGTTTGCCAGAGTGGAAGTCATTCAAGAGACTCAGAAGTCCCCTTTCCATTTCCTGGACATCTGATACATCTGTGAGAAAAGAATGCTGGAttggtgctgcctgtgcccctTTTGCTTCACCTCCTGGAGGTTTGGCTTTCTCTTTGATTACgctaaaaaaataattgcacaAAACAAGTATTATTTCCTGCTTTCAATTTCACTGTAAATTTTAAATGTAAGGAAGTGTACATCTGAGCTTTGAAAACTAAATGGGAAATACACAGTGTATATTTCAGTCAATGCTTTTAGGATAAATACTGGACCACCATCTTGTCTTACAAATAAAGAACATCAGTATCTCAGCATTTTGATGCTGCAAAATGAAGGGTTCCAACAATCTGCTTTCCTGCTCACAGTAGGAACCATCAATGGACCACATCTGTGATGGCCATCTTAGTAATCTGAAGTGGGCCAGCATGACCCAGCAGTGACACGCAGGGCATTGGCACAGagaagacctctaagatcactgagtccaaccattaacccagcacagccatgtTCACCACTAACCCTTGTCCCCAAGCACCACACTCACgattttttaacatttccagggatggtgattccactaCTTCCTCAGGCAGACACCATCTACATAAAATCACCCAAAAAGCATCTGCAAGCCAGAGAGAAACCCCCTCAAAAATCTCCTCTTGCCACAAACACCTATAGACTCCAACCCATGTGGAAAACAGCTGGTTATAAGCTTTGGAAGGTAACCTTGCTTCCACATAAATTTTCTTAGAGCTCTTTCTTTCAACCCATAAATAACATCCCAATTTTGTAAATCTCACCATCAAAACCACTCTCCCACTACTCCAATATACCAAATGAACCTAGTCCATGCCCGAACATCAAATTGCTAAAAATACTCCACAAGCCTTCCTGCAAGAAAATCATCAAAATTTCTGGATCTCCCATACACAGCACTTATTCAGAGCACCATGTGCCCATGATGAAACTACATGGATGACAAATAATAACCATATTAAATCCCTGTGAACACACAACCAATATGGAAATTAAACACACAGCTACCAGTGAGAAGCATGGTATGTTCCATCTCTGACccagagacagacagacagactgcATCCTAATACAGTTTAGGTAggaggctgtcctgcagccttaTGATGAATTGTTCAGAACTTGATCCAGTGAAAAAATGTGAGcctaaaaattttaatttaaaatactataggatattaaaaaaatcacagactTAAAAAAGAGGATTTAATTAGTGAAGATAATGGGATTTAAAGCACAGTAAGCCCTACTCTTCCCATGCTCTGTAAAGTCTCTCTTTCTTATGGGAAATAATAATTCTTTGTCCAGACCAAGAGCTTCTGTAGTCTGTAAAACATCATATAGACCATATGCTATAGAAACAACCAGCAGCCCAACAATCACCATACCCAGTTCAACTCAGAGCAACTCAGTTTAGGTTGTGCTTCAATTTCAGACTTAATGGTTTGTACAACAGACAAGTCATCCATTTTTTCTACCCAATTCTAATGTTTAATAAAATATACTACTGGTCTTGGAAAACTTACTTCATTGCATTCTTGCAGATAAAGTGAAAGTTAATTAAATACTCTTACTCCATTATCACAACAGCAGTTCATCCTCACATTATCATGTCAATTAGCTCTCCTGCTTGGAAAGTTCAGACAATTGTCTGTATCAGCACTGCTTGGTGAGTTTAACAATTGTGCCAGAATGGCCAGAACTTACAGCAAAAAGGACATTTTCTTCTCTAGACAATCTTGTGGACtgcaataaattaatttctagtAAATCCCAGGAGAATGTTGAGCAGACTGTTCAGTCAACTGCAGAAGCCACCGATTTATAGCACATTAGTATTTACTAATATTTCCCTCTAAGTATTAACACagttttcctgaaaaataatgTATAGATTTTACATTGCAGAAATTCATTATTCATCAGGCAAATACTGCATCCCTCAAACAGACTCTCTGTGCTGATGCTGACAGTTCTGTATTTAATCTTCACCTAAAACTCAGAGGTCAGTCAATTCTGCTGCCTCTCTCCACTCACATTTCACTTTAAAATTCCTCTTCATTTATTTATCGACTGTGTCTGCCACAGCCAAGAAACAGAGGTAAATTAATGTTCTCGAACTGAAACCAATGTATCATCAACAAAACACAAACTATTCTGGTGTGGTGCTTTCTGAAGAACTGAATGTCTCTCTTTACTCTGCCCCAACTGAGAGGTTCCCAAATCACAAAACACCTGGAAATTCCAGTTCTAGCTCATCCTGTTTAATTTATGACCTTCATTTCCTGCCGTACTTGTCAGTTCCAACCTTGCAGTCGTGTAATATTTATTTGTTGCTCACAGCTGCACATCTGGGGCTCTACTGTTTCCCCATATGATGCCCAAATCTGATCACCCAGCTTGTGTCTTTCACCAGTCACATCAGGCTACATTCAGCTAAATTGTTGTTGGTATGGGTTTACAGTACTGTGTAACATTTCATTAAGCTTACAAGAAAAGTGCAAAACACTTCATTTGCTGTAAAATAACCATCACATTGCATTAAACATAAATCATGTTGCTAAAAAAGATACATCATCAAAACTTTTCACAAGTCTGAAACTCTTCTGTCACAGCCAGTCTGAACAACCTCTAGACTGTCTTAGGTTCTGGCTGTCACTCCCGCTAAGTGTGCAGATGCCCCGAGCTTACCGTTTTAGCTTTGGTTTTTGTAcggcaggctgtggggcagggttgGAAAAGGCTGTACTTTTACTGACTGGCACTGAGCTTTTCTTGGAGTTAGCAACCTGAGCAGAGTGACTGGAAGATGATTTGGGGCTCCTCCTCTTgatcttcctttcttccatttCTTCCAATTTACTGCATCTAGACTAATGTCTtcatagagaagaaaaaaaattgaggaaaaatCCATTAAAAGCAAGTGGAAAGACAGCTCGTGGAAAGGAAACCTGTAGTTCTTTCAGAGATGAGCACTCATTTCTGAGAACAAGAGAACCCAGCTTTCAGGAGAACCTGCCTGGCCTGCTTGATGAGCAGAAAGGGCAGGACTTAAAACCTCCATCAGCCAACAGGTACCTCCCAATGATCCCAAGCACTGTGTCCCGTGGAGTGCGCCTCGGAAACACCGCCACTGCTCAGGCCAAACCCCGCCAAGTGCTGTGGCACGGGGACGCTGTGACgcagctgctgtcactgctcttCTACACCTGCTATTACTGCTGCAGCTCTCGCTGCTACTGCCGTGACTCGCTTATTGTATTGTTATTGCTGCTTACGGTCTTGTTATTACTGCTGGTTGTTGTGGTCATTACCCCGGCACCACGGGCGGGCCCTGCCCCGCCCAGCCCCGCACGCACAGCCCACCGTGTGCGGTTACCGGGCGCTCCCTCCCACCTCCTCTGGCACCCGTTACACCTCGGGACGGGCACAGGCCGCCGCGGGCACGGCGACGTGACCCGCGGGCGCCATCGCGGACCCGCCGCTACCTCCCGGGATGAGGAGCCCCCTGCGCGCAGCCCGGGCAGCCGCGTACCCGTACCGCCGCTCCATCACCGCGGGGGCTCGGGACGCGGGCTGCGCTCCGGGAGCACCGGGAACAGCGGGAACAGCGGGAACAGCACGGAGCCCCCGTCCCGccctcagccccggccccggccccccgcaggccccgccccctACCTGAGCGAAGCCCCGCCCCCCGCAGCGCGCGCGGACCCCCGCGGaagcgcccggcccggcccggctcgcgGATCACGtgagggcggggcggcccggcgccgccgcgAGGTGCATTGTGGGAGCCCCGCCCCAAGCCGCCGTCTCCCCCGCGGGCGGACTACAGCTCCCAGAACGCCTCGCGGCGCGGCGCGGTGGGCGGGCTGCGGGCCCCCGGCCAGGGCCAGGGGTTTCTCCCGAAATATTCCAAGTTCGCACGTGTTAAAGCACCGTGCTGCCGACCTGGTCCTTGCCCAGGTCTGCCTTCTACCCTGCTCACTCCATCTCCTGCCTGTAATTGCACCCCAGCCGCAACCCGCTCCGTACTGAAGAGGCCTCGGCTGCTTTTGCTTTTAGGGCTTCACTGAGCAGCGGGCACCTCACACTAATGATTTATGTGGAGCCCCAGTCGGGGGCCAGACTCATTTGTAGCCTTTGTTACCTGTGTTTATTAGCAAAAGTTCACAGCCAGTTGAACTGTGCTTATACAGGGGCAGCCGAGCCCGCCGGGAAATGACCCTCAGGTGTTGCAAGGCATCGCTGTCCCCAGatagggccagcagcaggaattctccccaggacaggctgggagaaCTCAGTATATTCACGTGGAGCTGTATGGGCTAGCAAGTTCCAGCCAAGAAGACATAGTGTTTAGCTGAGCCAGGGCAAGTTTAGGTttgacatcaggaggaatttcttcacagaaagggtgactAGCCATTGGAGCGGGCTGCCCGGGAAGGCGGTGGAGTCACGGCCCGCGGGCTGTAAAGGCGAGGCTGGACGGGGCACTGAGGGCCGTGCTCCAGCTGACAAGGCGCTGCTCGGTCACACATCAACTCCATGGTCTCAGAGGCGTCTCCCAGCCCAATTGTTCCccgcagccctgcaggctggagggggcggagcggagcggccATCAGCCCGCGGCgggccgtgcccggggccgtgcccggggccgtgcccggggccgtgcccggggccgtgcccggggccgtgcccggggccgTGCCCGGGTGTCAGCCGCAGGGACACGGCCCCGGCAGTGCCGGTGCCCGCCCGCAGGGGGCAGCGCCTCCccgcgctcccgccgctcccggtgccggcTCCCGGCTCCGCCTGCCGAGGCACCGCCcgcgggagcggccgccgcgGGCAAGGAGCGGCCATCCGCGTCCCCAGCACAGATGTGCCCGGCCCGGGTGTCGTCCCAGATAAACGAGGAGCCCCGCTGCCACGCTGAGCTGGATGCAGCTCTCAGTGTCATTTCCGACCTGGATTTCAGTCCTGAGTCGTTGGCTTGCAGGAACTTAATTTTCAAGGCAGGCAGTATAATTAGCAGGGTGTGCCTACCTAGCCTGAGTAATTAAGGAGCTCAGCCCCACCAAGGCTGTTTCCTTGGTGCTGTCGCTGTTGCGTTTCTGGTCGTCGCTTCTCACCTCAGTGCTCCCTGCCGGTCGTGGCTTTGTGGACTGGAATGGTCGGCACACCTTTCCTACCTGGGCTGGTAGCCCGAGCTGTTTTCTCCCCTCGTGAAAGTAGTTTGTGACCTAGAGAAATGAACTTATCAACTATCTCTACAACCTGTCAGCTTGAATTTCTTAAACCTGCAATGAGATTGAGAAGCGTGTTGTTCATTGCGGTATGTTTTGTGAGGAAAACTCTCAGACGTTACTCGCACACCAGCTGTGAGAGGTGCTATAATCCGCATCAACCACGGTGATAAAACATTGACCAGAAGCTTTGCTGGTGTTTGCATGTGTGTGTCTCAGTATGAAGCTACATCATGACTTAACAGGTGTGCAGCACCTAGAATGCATCCCTATCTCTGTCTAAACTGTCCGTGATACCAGGAGAATGATTCTCCAGTCATATCCTGATACTGGGTATGAACCTTTTTATGGACTTTGAATTAGACCTGAGGGCTATTAAATAGCGGTGTCTCATTGAGACTTGGATGGGATGTTACAGCTGTGAGACCCAGTGGTCACGCAACAGACCCAAAAGGGGAGATTGTCTGTCAAAAGGAGATTCCATTTGGAGTGTTTCTCATGTGAATGACAGAGACCGAATGTCTACTGAAGGTCGCCCTATAGACAAAGTAATTCCTTGCAGTGGGACACAGTTTGGGTCTGAGGAGCTGGATCAGTTCTGATACACTGTGACCAGAGTTGTTGGAAGAGGTGAGTGATAGATTAGCGATAGATTAGCGATACACTGACAGCTCACCTGCGGGAATAAACAACCTGAGGCTCTTTGCGTGTAGGCAACTGAGAATGCACTGGAGATGCATTACACAAAAAGGCAGTGGCACAAGACTTGAGGGACAGGTAGAGAAGCTGAAACAGTTGATTCTGTAATACAAAGGGCTTGTGGTATCTGGTTTGGCATGCGCTACAGGGAAACAAGAGCTAGCAAAAGTCACACGGGCTGTGAGCCAGTCACAGGACTGCCCAAGCAGAATCCTCATTTgcacacatacatatatgtgtGCATACAAATATACAGGGGGATACAAAAAGTGGACAAAATGAGACTTACAGGCAGATTTCTGCAACCATTTGGGAAAATGGTATGAGAGAAATACTGCTTCTCCATGGTAATGGAGAAATGTTGGGAATGTTTGTGTTCATGCAGCTCATTTCTCACATGCTATATGAGCAAGTAAATGTACCTGCCTTGCAGTTGGTATATAGAGGTGTGGTTTGTTTTCCCCGTGTGATTAAAGGTGTTCTGTGTGATGGAAGGTGACTGGATGTCCTTTGTTTCTACCAAAGCAGTTGAAACAGAATGACTgatggtttgtttttaaataaagggGAAATGTTTCCATCACtaagcattttttaaataaaattactttcataTTCAGGACGCAGTTGGATTCCACAGTTAACCCTGCTTCAGTTTAGTGTCTCAGTAGGAGGGAACAAATACTATAGAAAAGACAATAAATTTTAGCATGCAGGAAATATTTTGCTCCAAGTGAATTACTTATCCCTGCACACTACATCACATTAGAATTATTATTAAGGTGCCTCTGTTATTTTTATATCTGATTTAACAGAGCCTACCAGGGCAGATATTTGGAAAGCCTCAGACTTTATGTTTTCACAGAGTAAATAATTCTGTAgtgaataattaatttcttttaaaataaatataatagtAAGTTAAGAGCAAAGAATTAAAGGTAGTATGGTCTTGATTTGTTACGAGAAATCCTATTGCAGATAACACTGTTGCCTAGAATCAAATAGAGTTTGAGGGAGGAAAAAGGCATGTTTTGGACTATCTCTATCTGAGATTTTGCCTAATTTTGTATTGTGATAATGATTCGTGGTCCAGGAAaggcttttttcttcctttaaaaggctttttttttttcctgacaactCCACCATGCATTACAGGGGTAACATTTGTGTACACTTGTTGACTGAAATGCTCCAAGGGTAACAGTGTTTTAATGGCAACAATGTTATTGTTAAAGCAGCAAATTAAAAACTTAATTGAATATGATTTTATTTACATGTATATCTCCTTACAAACTAGAGGCCCACCTTTGAAGATGCTTTGAAGAAGAACTTCAAAGTTAAATCTGTATTTTGTATTGAGATATGCATGCAAATAAAATCAGATTCTTCTTTCTGAAAACCCTATTCAGTTAACATGAGATGGCAAGTTGGTTCTAAAGGCTTCCAAGACAGTGATGAAAGCACTGGGTTCTTTTGCttttataattaatttcagGTGTATTTCACAGTTTGGCACCTTGTACTCGTGGAATCCTGACATTGCTACAGCATCACCTTCCAAAAAAGAGCATGGTCTGGGACCTATCTGCTCATAGGAAGGAAAGTACTTATTGCTGGTTTGTGAGGAGCAGCATAACAAGGTGAATATGTATCTGTCAGCCAGATAAATGTGCAGAACAACGCAGCAAAGTTGAAATTATACATATAACTAATTACCACTGGAGTAATACGGATGTAGAATTGCGTGGGTTAGACACATGTACTCTTTACTGATTGGTGATGGATATGTCCTCAAGAAAAGTGACTGAAAATGTGTCAACATGTATACTTACATTGTATCTCTCTCCCCATACTATCATTATACTAAGTGAAGGAATATCATACATAAGATCATATAAATCATTAGATTTATGTGCTATTATTGATCAGTTTCCACATCTCTAATATGAATAGTCCATTGAAATCAGTGCTGTTACACAAGAACAATTAGTTTAAAACCTCCAACAGCATTGTGTGCTTATGAAGTATTCTGATTGCAAAAAATCAATACTTGATTAGTTACCAAGACATTAAATACATGAACTGCTTAAGAACTGAACAAATATTTTACCTGAATGTGGATGAAGAATAAAGGACCTCCTTGGGCCAGCAGTGTGGTAATTCAGGCAGCCAGGACATAGTGatgagggaggaaggagggagaacAGAAGGGACTTGCTGAATCCCTTGGAAGGCAGCAGTCATCCCAAGAACTAGGCCTTTGAGGCCCAAATGTCCCTGGACAGCCCCACCTGTCCCCCACCCCAATGCCCAGGAGTCCAGGATCCCCACTTCAGCTCAGCCTGGCGACTTCAATTCCTGCCTAAGCATCTCCAAATCTCTCTTCAGCTCCTGCATGGACACCTGGaaaatgatttttaaagaaTGTTATAAATATATCCACTAGTTAGTCTGGATTTCACATTCACAGTATCATGGAAGTAATAGTGGTTGGGAAGCACTCCTGGAGGTCATAGCAGCATGAGCTAACTCAGTTTGTAAGAGACATCATGAGGTCTGAGTCAACTGTGTCCATAGACCAGGTTCCCAGATTTTATCCAGCCTCTCTAGAAAATTTTCTAGGATGAAATCTGCACCAGTGTTCTCTAGCACAGCCTCCTCCTCAGAGCAGGGCTACTGCCACATCAGGCCAGCTCTGCCTTTGTCTGGCCAGGCCTTGAAACATTCAAGAATGGAGACTCTACAACCCCTGCAGACAGTTTGCTCCAGTAGTGCATTACTATCCTGGTGAAGAAGATTTTCCTTATACAATTTTTAGTTGCTTAAGAACATGTTAATATTTTTATGTGTTCAGAAGATATAGAAGCTATTGTACAATTACATTTACCTTCctctaaatatttaaatatttgtaatatGCATTAAGATCCCAAATAAAAAAGCACTTTAGAACTGTACTTTAGTTGTTTTAGCAATCCCAGTACTCCAGGTGGAAAAGGAAGAAGTCTGTCATTGGTTCTGCCAGCACAACCAGTATTTCAGGTACAGTCCCAAACCAATAAAATTTGTCAGACTCTGTCAGGAATGTAAAACTAAGATTACCCATAAATGCAATGGTGGTTCCCTAGTGCTTCATGTGTTCTCCTTTAGAATTATTTCAAAATGGTTTCCATGGTTTTAGATGCTGGCATGTTGTAAAAAGAGTAGGGTTTTCTGAAGGATAAGGATGATGGCTGATCTCCATCTCACCACACTGTCTTGCTTGGACAATGCTTGTTTACACGTTAAAATAcattataataaaataattccatctacattataattaaataatttagtTTCACTAATTTTATTGTAATAAAACCTTTCTCACAGGACTCAACCTGTTGATAGACATGAGAAAAATCTGGGGTAACATGGCACCACTCCTGCAAGCATGTTCAGTAATTGACAACAATGAACTTCATatgaagttttaaaataaattaaaataaaccttCAGCAAATTCTTCCCCCTTGAGCAGCCTGCTGAATTATTTTTGCAGGTAGTCACTGGGCTACTCACTGTAAATAGAACAATATTTACAAtcactttaaaattatttaaaatcatTATAGTGTTTACAGGATTCTATGAAAATTAGCTAAAATGAACCCTTATAAACCAAAATGGGGAGTAAATTCTAGAAACAAGACCAGATCAGAAAATGCATGACAAAAGGTTCTTCTTCTCTCCAGCTGGGGATGTATTGTGCAAAGTATGCTTTCTAATGCATATTATAGAAGTAATACTTGGAAGGGATTGCTGGATTTTATGTAAGGTAAAATTGGTAACACCTGTTCTCAGCAGGCACCTGCTCTTTTCCACTTTTAAATATTGAATAATGTTTATTATTAATTTAGTACAAGATAGAACATGCAGCTCATATCACAAAGAAACAATgtgcattcttttttttctgtagcctCTTTTTTAAGCTGTTCAGTAATTTATCACAAGAAGACCATACTGGAACGAGaccttgcaggaaaaaaaaaaaagccaacagcCTTAAGGTCACAACTGAAATGAAATCCTTGCTCAGTTTTTTTAATAGTTCGGCTAAGTGCCTACAAAAAtgggtttattttctttgctggtGTTTACACTTCATGTCAGTAAGAAGAAACTACTATTCATATCGTCTCCATGAGATGCCACTGAACAGTATTACTAGCACAGAGTAACCCAGGCATGCCAGGGAAGGCTGAGTAAATAACATTTAACTTTTCAAAGCAATTTCAGCCTCACCTCCACTATGTACAAACATAGGCTTGAGGGCATAATCACCTGTACACACCTCTGAATGTCATGGGCAAGAATCCCAATGATGTGAGACTCTGTACAAACTCAGGGAGCAAATAAATGCAATTCCTATCACACAAAC
The genomic region above belongs to Passer domesticus isolate bPasDom1 chromosome 3, bPasDom1.hap1, whole genome shotgun sequence and contains:
- the CCDC28A gene encoding coiled-coil domain-containing protein 28A isoform X2, with the translated sequence MEERKIKRRSPKSSSSHSAQVANSKKSSVPVSKSTAFSNPAPQPAVQKPKLKRVIKEKAKPPGGEAKGAQAAPIQHSFLTDVSDVQEMERGLLSLLNDFHSGKLQAFGNECSIEQMEHVRSMQEKLARLNLELYGEMEELPEDKRKLASDSNLDRLLSDLEELNSSIQKLHLADAQDIPNGTTG
- the CCDC28A gene encoding coiled-coil domain-containing protein 28A isoform X1, which translates into the protein MEERKIKRRSPKSSSSHSAQVANSKKSSVPVSKSTAFSNPAPQPAVQKPKLKRVIKEKAKPPGGEAKGAQAAPIQHSFLTDVSDVQEMERGLLSLLNDFHSGKLQAFGNECSIEQMEHVRSMQEKLARLNLELYGEMEELPEDKRKLASDSNLDRLLSDVSTGKVEIMELSPQQSSVQENTAPVCAVIYS
- the CCDC28A gene encoding coiled-coil domain-containing protein 28A isoform X3 yields the protein MEERKIKRRSPKSSSSHSAQVANSKKSSVPVSKSTAFSNPAPQPAVQKPKLKRVIKEKAKPPGGEAKGAQAAPIQHSFLTDVSDVQEMERGLLSLLNDFHSGKLQAFGNECSIEQMEHVRSMQEKLARLNLELYGEMEELPEDKRKLASDSNLDRLLSDKCHFS